The nucleotide window GCCGATCAGTTGGTGCCGACGGGCGAACTGTTCCGCGCCATGCAAAAGGGCACCATCGATGCGGTGCAATCGGACGACGATTCCATGGCGTCGCCGACCGAAGTCACTGTGTTCGGCGGCTACTTCCCGTTCGCCAGCCGCTATTCGCTGGACGTTCCGGTGTTGTTCAACCAGTACGGCTTGAACGAAATCTGGGATGCGGAATATTCGAAAGTCGGCGTCAAGCACCTGTCCGCCGGTTCTTGGGATCCGTGTCACTTCGCCACCAAGGACCCGATCAACAGCTTGGCCGACCTGAAGGGCAAGCGGGTGTTCACGTTCCCGACCGCCGGTCGCTTCATGGCCCAGTTCGGCGTTGTTCCGGTCAACCTGCCGTGGGAAGACGTCGAAGTCGCCATGCAGACCGGCGAATTGGACGGCATCGCGTGGTCCGGCATCACCGAAGATTACACCGTGGGTTGGGCGAAGGTGACGGACTACTTCCTCACCAACAACATCTCCGGCGCATGGGCGGGTTCGTTCTTCGCCAACATGGATCGCTACAACGAGCTGCCCGATCATCTCAAAGAGCTGCTCAAGCTGACCATGGATAGCTCTCACTACTATCGCCAGTGGTGGTACTGGGGCGGCGAAGCATCCTTGCGCGTCCACGGCAAGGACATGAAGCTGACCACCATTCCCGATGCCGAATGGGCCACAGTCGAAGCCGCAGCAGTGAAGTTCTGGGATGAAATCGCCGCCGAGTCGGAAACCAAGGCCAAGGTGGTCGAGATCATCAAGAAGTACAACGCAGACATGACCAAAGCCGGTCGTCCGTATCGTTACGGCTGATTTCGTCAAGGTCGAAAGCTGTGCGGCGAGGTTCGTTTTTACCCTCTGGGCCTCGCCGCTCGGATACCCCCCTGGGCTCTGTCCCGGGGGGGGATTCGGTTGACAAAAGCGCTACCCAAATTGTTTTGATACTTTCACAATATCCACGACCATTTGTTTTTTCGTTTTGAACCAACTAGGTGATGAAGATGGCAGGCAAGTTGACTTTTGATGAGCTGAAACAGGCCGCCCAGGCGGGTGAAATCGATACGGTTCTCGCCGTCATGGTCGATATGCAAGGGCGCTTGATGGGCAAGCGCATGCATGTGGACTTTTTCATCGACAGCGGCTGGGAAGAAACCCACAGCTGCAACTATCTGCTTGCCACCGACATGGAAATGGAAACCGTCGCCGGCTACAAATCGACCAGCTGGGAAGCGGGCTACGGCGATTACGCTTTGAAGCCGGACCTCGACACCATGCGCCGCATTCCGTGGTTGGAAGGCACCGCGCTGGTGATTTGCGACGTGCTCGACCATCAAACTCACGAACCCATTCCTCATTCGCCACGCGCCATCTTGAAAAAGCAAATCGCGCGTTTGGAAGCGATGGGCATGAAGGCCTTCATGGCGACCGAGTTGGAATTCTTCTTGTTCAAGGAAAGCTATGAGGAAGCCTTGGAAAAAGGTCATGTCGGACTGACGCCGATCAGCGGCTATAACGAAGATTACCACATCTTCCAAACCACCAAGGAAGAAGACGTCATGCGCGCGATCCGCAACGGATTGAATGGCGCCGACATTCCGGTGGAAAATTCCAAAGGCGAGGCGTGTGCCGGCCAGGAAGAAATCAACGTGCGCTACGCCGATGCCCTGGCGATGGGCGATCGTCACTCGATCATTAAAAACGGCTGCAAGGAAATCGCCTGGGCCAAGGGGCGTTCCATCAGCTTCATGGCGAAATGGAGCTACGATCACGCCGGCAACTCGTCGCACATTCACCAGTCGTTGTGGAGCTTGGATGGCGAACCGCTGTTCTTCGATGCCGACGCCGAACACGGCATGTCGGATCTGATGCGCCACTACTTGGCGGGACTGTTGCATCACGCCAGCGAAATCACCTATTTCCTGGCTCCTTACATCAATTCCTACAAACGCTTCATGGAAGGCACCTTTGCGCCGACCAAGGCGATCTGGTCGATGGACAATCGCACCGCGGGCTATCGCATTTGCGGCGCACATTCCAAGGCGGTGCGCGTGGAATGCCGGGTTGGCGGCGCCGACCTGAATCCTTATTTGGCGATGGCCGCGCTGCTGGCGGCGGGCATCGACGGCTTGGAAAACAAACGCGAGTTGGAGCCGGAATTCAAGGGCGACGCTTACCACGGCGAAGGCGCGCGCGAAATTCCCAAAACCCTGCGCGACGCCATCACGGAGCTGGACAACTCCAAGATGCTCCGCGCCGCCATGGGCGACGATGTGATCGATCACTACGTCCATGCCGGACGCTGGGAACAATATGAACAAGACCGCCGCGTCACCGACTGGGAAGTCCGACGCGGCTTTGAAAGAGCCTAAGAGCTTTACTTCTTTAAGAGAAAAAACCATGACAAAAATGATCGAATGTATCTCCCCCGTGGACGGGTCGGTTTTCGCCACGCGTCCGTGTGCTTCCGCCGAAGATGCCGCCGCCATCGTCGCCAAGTCGCGCGCCGCGCAACCCGCATGGGCCGCGCGCCCGATGTCGGAACGCATCGCCTTGGTGCGTGCCGGGCTTGAGCGCCTCGGTGAAATGAACGACGAAGTGGTGCCTGAACTGGCCCATATGATGGGCCGTCCGGTGCGTTACGGCGGCGAGTTCAGGGGCGTGAACGAGCGCGGCACCTACATGGCTGAGATCGCCGAAGAGGCGCTGGCGCCAATCATCGTCGAAAACAGCGAAGCATTCGAACGCCGCATCGTGCGCGAACCGCACGGCATCGTGTTTGTCATCGCGCCGTGGAACTATCCGTACATGACGGCGATCAACACCGTCGC belongs to Magnetovibrio sp. and includes:
- a CDS encoding TRAP transporter substrate-binding protein, encoding MITRRKLLKGAGAAGIAGAASLAAPAVHAKSTIKWRMQTYAGPALAEHVIKPAIDSFNKIAGDEMQIELYFADQLVPTGELFRAMQKGTIDAVQSDDDSMASPTEVTVFGGYFPFASRYSLDVPVLFNQYGLNEIWDAEYSKVGVKHLSAGSWDPCHFATKDPINSLADLKGKRVFTFPTAGRFMAQFGVVPVNLPWEDVEVAMQTGELDGIAWSGITEDYTVGWAKVTDYFLTNNISGAWAGSFFANMDRYNELPDHLKELLKLTMDSSHYYRQWWYWGGEASLRVHGKDMKLTTIPDAEWATVEAAAVKFWDEIAAESETKAKVVEIIKKYNADMTKAGRPYRYG
- a CDS encoding glutamine synthetase family protein; the protein is MAGKLTFDELKQAAQAGEIDTVLAVMVDMQGRLMGKRMHVDFFIDSGWEETHSCNYLLATDMEMETVAGYKSTSWEAGYGDYALKPDLDTMRRIPWLEGTALVICDVLDHQTHEPIPHSPRAILKKQIARLEAMGMKAFMATELEFFLFKESYEEALEKGHVGLTPISGYNEDYHIFQTTKEEDVMRAIRNGLNGADIPVENSKGEACAGQEEINVRYADALAMGDRHSIIKNGCKEIAWAKGRSISFMAKWSYDHAGNSSHIHQSLWSLDGEPLFFDADAEHGMSDLMRHYLAGLLHHASEITYFLAPYINSYKRFMEGTFAPTKAIWSMDNRTAGYRICGAHSKAVRVECRVGGADLNPYLAMAALLAAGIDGLENKRELEPEFKGDAYHGEGAREIPKTLRDAITELDNSKMLRAAMGDDVIDHYVHAGRWEQYEQDRRVTDWEVRRGFERA